A stretch of the Malus domestica chromosome 08, GDT2T_hap1 genome encodes the following:
- the LOC103441924 gene encoding uncharacterized protein At1g10890-like, protein MPRDLARSQSRSPSYRRRLSPSPVGYRSSRRSRRDRSRSPYSSYSYSRRKSRSITPKRRRNRSPTPRRRKSRSLTPICHKSRSPTPRRRKSRSPTPRHRKSRSPVLKHYKRQRSRSSSLSPIRKSSSSSLGLLEQKNASEKLRKEEEEEEKKRRQQEAELKLLEEETSRRVEEAIRRKVEESLNSDEIKVEIQRQLEEGQKKLLTEVAAQLEKEKEAALIEARRKEEQARREKEELEGMLEENRRRVEEAQRREALEQQRREEERYKELEELQRQKEEALRRKKQEEEARLNQTKLLGKNKARPKLSFALGSK, encoded by the exons ATGCCTCGTGACTTGGCACGGTCACAATCACGATCACCTTCTTATAGGCGAAGGCTTTCGCCATCTCCAGTGGGGTATAGGTCTAGCAGGAGAAGCCGCAGAGACAGAAGCCGGTCTCCATATTCCTCGTATTCTTATAGCAG ACGGAAAAGTCGTTCAATTACCCCTAAGCGTCGAAGAAATCGTTCTCCGACTCCAAGACGTCGTAAAAGTCGTTCACTGACCCCAATATGTCATAAAAGTCGTTCTCCAACCCCAAGACGCCGTAAAAGTCGTTCTCCAACCCCAAGACACCGTAAAAGTCGTTCTCCAGTTTTGAAGCACTATAAGAGGCAAAGAAGTAGGAGCTCCTCCTTGTCTCCTATTCGTAAATCTTCTAGTTCAAgtcttggattgttggagcagaaaaaTGCCAGTGAGAAattgagaaaggaagaagaagaagaagagaagaaaag GCGGCAACAGGAAGCAGAATTGAAACTGCTTGAAGAAGAGACTTCAAGAAGAGTGGAAGAAGCAATTCGTAGGAAGGTTGAGGAGAGCTTAAACTCTGATGAGATTAAAGTGGAAATACAGAGGCAGTTGGAGGAAGGACAGAAGAAGCTCCTTACTGAAGTGGCAGCGCAACTTgagaaagaaaaggaagcaGCTCTGATTGAGGCTAGGCGTAAGGAG GAACAAGCtcgaagagaaaaagaagagctGGAAGGGATGCTTGAAGAGAACCGGAGGAGAGTGGAAGAAGCTCAAAGAAGGGAGGCTTTGGAGCAGCAGCGGAGGGAGGAGGAGAGATACAAGGAGCTGGAAGAACTCCAGAGACAAAAAGAAGAGGCGTTGCGAAGGAAGAAACAAGAGGAGGAAGCACGGTTGAACCAAACGAAATTGTTGGGTAAGAACAAAGCCCGGCCAAAATTGTCATTTGCACTCGGATCCAAATAG